A region of the Peredibacter starrii genome:
AGTTCCGGATCAAACTTAGGAAGATGATCACTGAAGAGATTGTCCGCGCGAGCAAAAAGTTCATTCGAGACATCCACCACCGTTGAACCAACTCCCAAGTTGAAAGGAGCAAGTGGATCCATCGGACCTCTTTCGATAATTGGCTCTGGACGAGTCTTTTCAAAAGCATCGAACACAAGGTTTTTATAACCCATGTTCACAATCTGCTCTTGAGGGATTTTATCTGCAGTGAAAGTCGATTTAAACTTCGAGAAATCAATTCCCTGAAACTCGAGTACTTTCAAAATGTCCTGAGTGGCTTCAGCATTGAAGAGCACACCCTTAAGATCAGCATTGGCCAGTGCCACCACACCTTTGCCACGATCTGGACCAAAGTAGCAGTGTAAAAATATACAACGGAAGCCATCATTGGCCCCCTGGTGAATCATGAACTTGTTTGGGCCCGCCTCACCAATAAACACACCCAAACCCATCTTAACACCCATGAACTTCATGCATCCCTTGTCAGTACCATGAAGCATAAGTCGAGCAGTATCATGAGAAATAGGGCCCGAGCCGTTTAGGTTCCAGTAGGCCTCTTCCATATGTTCCAGAAATTTTGCCATAGCGGCCGCTGTTCCCATCGAACCAGCAGCAAAGGCCGGGAAAATCTTGCGAGTCCCTTCGATTTCTTCTCCGTTATCTTTATATCCGTGAGCGTAATCGACATTCGGAAGTGTTTCTTGTTGGAAAGAAAAGTCTTTCATTCCTAATTTATCTAAGAATGGACGAGTCAGATCAAAGATCGATTTTTTCTCCAGCGTCTCAATCAGATGCTCAAGAACTAAGAAACCTCCACCTGAGTATTGAAATTTCTCACCGGGAGTATTCACGACGCGAACTGGTTCATAACCGTATTCAGCGTTTCCTTTTAAGAATTCCGAAATCTTCGGCATCTTCCGATTGGCCGGAACTCCATTCACGTAATGAAGATTTAAAGCACAGTGACTCATGAGATGAGCAATTGTCACCGTTGGATCGAGATTCAAATCTGGAAGAAAATCTTTCACAGAGGAATTTAGGGCAATGCCTTTCTGCTTAAAGTATTCAATGGCGAAAACACTTCCTACGGTTTTACTTAAAGAGGCCATCTCAAACCAGGTAGAGGTCTTGGCACTTCCAAACACAATATTCTGATGCCCTTGACCTGTCATGATGGTCACTTGAGCATCTTTGATTCCGTGCTTTTTATAAGCATTCTCTAATCGAGAATAAAGATCATTCAGAGGATGCCCCTTCATACGCTTCTCAGTGATTTCCCAAAGAGCATAGCGAGCATTCTCAATTTCCTTCTCTTCAGGATTATTGATGCGCTCTTTGAGAAGAGCGAGGAGTTCCTTACCGGACTTGCCTTGGGCACTCACGAGAAACTTCATTCCAAATTTTGCCAGATACTGAGCCCCCAATTCACGCAGTTCCTGACGTATAGATTCATCTTCTGTCAGGACCTTTGATTGTTCAGAGCTTGCCATCTTATCCAGGGTCTTCTTGTTTTCTCCAATGTCACCGTGAAAGGAAGCGGCCTCTAAAATATCATTCTTAGTAAATGACTTCACCAGAGCTTCACACATCTTAGCGTCCGCTGTTGCAAGAGCGGCCTTTCCCGAGGCGAACTTCATTGATCCACAAATCTCAAAGAAGTAATTAAAGCGTTTGATATAAGAACTGATCTTAAACTTCTCCGGATCCATTTCAGTCACAAACTTCCATGGGTCCTGCGCACTTCGTACTGCCGGAATGGTGAAAGGCAGGAACAATTGAGTGGCAAATTCCACCGGTTCAGGGTCCGTCATGAGTTTAATCATGAGATTCATCGCCACCGGATACCACTTCTCGGTTCGCTCATCCCACTTCACTTGCACGATCTTTTTATCGTTAGATTTATCCTTGCGAATAAAATTTAACTCTTCATGAGCAATCTTCAAAAACTCTTCAAGTTTAAAGCGCCCATGACGAATCTCATGCCACACTTCCCAGCGCGAGCGCTCTGCAGTCGCCAAATCATCCATGACTCTTACCGGAGTATTAGCAACGAGGGCCGGTAGGGCCACGCAACCATTTCCAGATAACCAGTCAGTGATGTACTGAAGGGACTGGAAAACGTTATAGCGGATTTCATCCGGGTGATTATTGGCAATGAAAGTCGATTCTTTAAGATCGGCCACAATCAGTGAACGAGCATACATGGGATCATTTTTATCCAGACCCTTAATATCCGGCCCGTGAATAAAGTCGATGATCTCTTTGTGATACTTTTCATCCAGAAGTGACTTCACCAGAGTTTCAAGTTTTGATGAATTACCATTCTTATGGATCTTCCAGGCCTCCACAAAGGCAAGCCCCAGGCGCACGAAGTCCGGGTGAGCGACCCAAAAGCCTGAGAGATCACGCTTCATCTGGGTGATTACGTCACGGATATAACCTTTGATCGTCACTTGATAAGAAGGTGAACGAAGATCATTTGAAGTTGGTAGAATGCCATACATTCCACCAACTTTGATTCCGCCACGAGAGCCTACTGCTTCGGCAAGTAGATCGTGTGAGGCCTTAATGTATTTAATCACAATGTCCGGATCGGCCTTAACAGGGATGCGGTAATTTGAATCTTCTTTGAAGAGACGTGCGGTACTTGCGAGATAATCGTGCCAGCCAAGAGAAGCACCCACAAAGTATGGATACAACTCATCCATAATTTCATGAGCACGGAAAACCGCACGTGGGTTCTCTAGCACAATCATGAGACGAATGCTTCCTACTGCATAAGTTGGATAAGTCTTCTTCAAAAGCTTTTCCGCCGCTTCCAGCATAATTCGGATGTATCTCGCTTCTTCTTCGTTCTCAAGTTTTGGCACATAGAAGGCCAGGGCCTTTTCATTATGCCAATTACGGAAGAAGTGAAGAGCAAAATCATAAAGATGTAATGGGATCGGTTGATCTTTGTAAAATAGGAAGAAGCACGGAAGTGCTAGCCCTGGAAAACGTTTAATTGGTAAAGAAAGTTTTTCTTTCTCGAGTTCATACTTTTTACCATTTTCTTCAAGAGAAAGATTTCCATCTAAACACTTTGTAAGATTCACCCCCGCAGAAATTAAATCTTCACGTAGAGGAGTTTTAGAATCCTCATCATCCGCTCCCCACTTAGGGAGAGATTCGTGAGTGGCAAGAAGGTCACGTACGATCTCCGGCTCATCTTTAAGCTTTCGGTGATAGGCGTTCATGGCATTGATTGAAAGCTTCGCGGAATCAGGTGGTCCAAAAAGTGTTACATGTGGGCCACGTAAGAATTCAGGGATGTTCGCGATGGGTTTTCCACCGGGACGAGCATAGTTAGGAGTCTTAGGTCCAAAGACAATACGACCTTCGCCGTCTTCGAGTCCCAGAACCGTTTTATAATCATTTGATAGATAATCGCGCTTAAAGTCTCGATTGAAAGTTCCCATGGCCTTCACGCGTTCATCAATAAATTTACGATCGCGGTTACGGCGTTTAAGCACAAGATTCAACTCGTCCTTAACTGATTCATAGAGTTCGCATAAGAAGCGCAGAGACTCAGTGGATTCCAGTCCACCCGACTCTCCTACTTGCACTAAACCGTCCGTTCCCGGCACTGGTTTTGCGGCCCTTAGAAGATGGGCCTTAATCTCAGGAGAAATATAATCATCGTAATATGGAATTTCTGATTTCAAGTCATGTTCCTCGGTAAGTCGAATAGCCGTACGGGTTTAGAAGCATCGGTACGTGATATTTTCTTTCAGTATTCTTGATATTGAAGATGATGGGAGTATTCATGAAGAAGTGTTCTTCACCTTTAAAATAATCTTCCACCATGAATGTCAGGCGATAGACTCCTGCAACTTTCGGACAATCAAAAACAATTCTTCCGTCCGCATTGGTTTTATCCGAACCAATTTTCGTCCAAGAAGCACCTTCTTGCTTTTCCAAAGTCACGGCCACGCCTTTTGCCGCTACACCTTTTGTCGTATCTAAAATGTGAGTGCTAATCATAATTCCTCTTATTTAAACCTTAGTGCCAACGCAGGTACGCCCTTGTCAGTCACATCAATTTCCTGAGTTGTTGTCCCGAACACTTCATGCCAGGCCTCAATAGTATAGTGTCCTACGGGAAGTTTAGGCAGCGTAAATTCACCTTTGGCGTCAGTCACGTCATAGAACGAGTGATCCATGATCGCCACATAAGCTCCCATCCAAGGGTGAACCGAGCATTTTGCCTGTAAGAATATTTCTGGCTTGTTGAAGACTTTGGTCTCACGCTGATTCTTTTTCGGCATGGCCATATTAAATTTCTGATTCTCTTTAGTGACGGAACGAACGTTATGAAAGATCGGGTCTGAATTGATGAAAGTCACTTTCTGACCCACACGAGCGGCCGCCACGCGGGGATGATAGATGCATCCTCTTTGATCAAGTTCAACTGCTGAAGTCGGAACTGGTCCTGGATCTTTTCCTTCCTGTCCCTTAATCACACGGACAAGAACATTTTCCACTTTACCATTATTCACGATCACTTCATTGGAGTAGGCCACACCCTCGCCTGGTTGCTGACAACCGGCCGGAAGATTTAACTTCTTCCCATGCGGAGGAGTTCCATCAAACGTCACCACACCTTTCACATCGAAGGTCTTTAAACTTGAAGCGACTGAAGGTTTAACTTCCTCCACTTTAACTTCTACCGGCACCGCCATAGATTCTTCAGGCTCATTCACATGAGTATCAACCACCGTCATGGGAGTTCTTTCCGGTTGAGAGAACACAATCACACCCGCGATGAGTGCAATCCCCACCACTGCGGCCGTCATGGAACGTTTTGGTTTCTGAAGTCTCACCACAAAGTATTCACGAATACAGGCGCCGCCCGCACTGATGATAAGAAGGATTAGCCAGTTGTATTCATGTCCATAGGTATTCGGAAAGTGATTTGAGAGCATGACAAAAATCACAGGTAAAGTCAGATAAGTATTATGAGTCGAACGGTTTTTGGCGTTTTTCCCCCAGTCCTGATTCACAGGCTCACCTTTCTTTGAGGCCTCAACCATCAACACCTGTCGAGGGATAATGCGCATGAAGACGTTGGCGGTCATCCAGGTTCCCATCATCCCACCAATGTGAATGTAGGCCGCTCGACCACTTAGAGTGTGGCAAAGGAAATAAGACATTCCCACTAACCAAACCATGGTTAAGATATGACCTACGATGGGTTTTGAGCGAATGAATTGATTTTCCCAAACGCTATCGTAAAAGAACCACGAACCAAAAATCGTGAATAAGCTGATCCCCACTCCTTGCCAGTAAGTGATCTTTGAAACCATTTCATCTAACAGGAAAGTTCCATCTCCGGTATAGAAAATAAGCGCGATCAAAAACATCCCACTCATCCATGTCCAGTAAGATTCCCACTTA
Encoded here:
- a CDS encoding serine hydrolase, which gives rise to MKSEIPYYDDYISPEIKAHLLRAAKPVPGTDGLVQVGESGGLESTESLRFLCELYESVKDELNLVLKRRNRDRKFIDERVKAMGTFNRDFKRDYLSNDYKTVLGLEDGEGRIVFGPKTPNYARPGGKPIANIPEFLRGPHVTLFGPPDSAKLSINAMNAYHRKLKDEPEIVRDLLATHESLPKWGADDEDSKTPLREDLISAGVNLTKCLDGNLSLEENGKKYELEKEKLSLPIKRFPGLALPCFFLFYKDQPIPLHLYDFALHFFRNWHNEKALAFYVPKLENEEEARYIRIMLEAAEKLLKKTYPTYAVGSIRLMIVLENPRAVFRAHEIMDELYPYFVGASLGWHDYLASTARLFKEDSNYRIPVKADPDIVIKYIKASHDLLAEAVGSRGGIKVGGMYGILPTSNDLRSPSYQVTIKGYIRDVITQMKRDLSGFWVAHPDFVRLGLAFVEAWKIHKNGNSSKLETLVKSLLDEKYHKEIIDFIHGPDIKGLDKNDPMYARSLIVADLKESTFIANNHPDEIRYNVFQSLQYITDWLSGNGCVALPALVANTPVRVMDDLATAERSRWEVWHEIRHGRFKLEEFLKIAHEELNFIRKDKSNDKKIVQVKWDERTEKWYPVAMNLMIKLMTDPEPVEFATQLFLPFTIPAVRSAQDPWKFVTEMDPEKFKISSYIKRFNYFFEICGSMKFASGKAALATADAKMCEALVKSFTKNDILEAASFHGDIGENKKTLDKMASSEQSKVLTEDESIRQELRELGAQYLAKFGMKFLVSAQGKSGKELLALLKERINNPEEKEIENARYALWEITEKRMKGHPLNDLYSRLENAYKKHGIKDAQVTIMTGQGHQNIVFGSAKTSTWFEMASLSKTVGSVFAIEYFKQKGIALNSSVKDFLPDLNLDPTVTIAHLMSHCALNLHYVNGVPANRKMPKISEFLKGNAEYGYEPVRVVNTPGEKFQYSGGGFLVLEHLIETLEKKSIFDLTRPFLDKLGMKDFSFQQETLPNVDYAHGYKDNGEEIEGTRKIFPAFAAGSMGTAAAMAKFLEHMEEAYWNLNGSGPISHDTARLMLHGTDKGCMKFMGVKMGLGVFIGEAGPNKFMIHQGANDGFRCIFLHCYFGPDRGKGVVALANADLKGVLFNAEATQDILKVLEFQGIDFSKFKSTFTADKIPQEQIVNMGYKNLVFDAFEKTRPEPIIERGPMDPLAPFNLGVGSTVVDVSNELFARADNLFSDHLPKFDPELFGKQGKVMDSWETVRHNQAGVDTLTFELKKPAKINYVLLSTKYHFGNHAPAVKIEGLVDGEWTELVPKMEMEGHSEVRIKLPKETGVVTQIRASQYPDGGFTRLGLYTDLPEKEKATFDGQMRSYEEKIPQTKKPLNIKYEVTDAEIKKNWLSLHEGDEFNNASVALGAKMLKATNEHYSPASQVISPFGPINMFDGLESARSRKLGGCEEVTIQLAKPAKIHRVETDYTYYVNNNPYEFSLLGLTEGKWVTIIPKQNVKAFAGHIQGFEINRPEIFSQIKIQAWPCGGMNRIKVFSK
- a CDS encoding urate hydroxylase PuuD — its product is MNQDLFDWILLLARWLHITVAVTWIGTSIFFMWLDRSFERNPDSKNPGHVGEVWMVHGGGFYHVEKLLMGPTKVPERLHWFKWESYWTWMSGMFLIALIFYTGDGTFLLDEMVSKITYWQGVGISLFTIFGSWFFYDSVWENQFIRSKPIVGHILTMVWLVGMSYFLCHTLSGRAAYIHIGGMMGTWMTANVFMRIIPRQVLMVEASKKGEPVNQDWGKNAKNRSTHNTYLTLPVIFVMLSNHFPNTYGHEYNWLILLIISAGGACIREYFVVRLQKPKRSMTAAVVGIALIAGVIVFSQPERTPMTVVDTHVNEPEESMAVPVEVKVEEVKPSVASSLKTFDVKGVVTFDGTPPHGKKLNLPAGCQQPGEGVAYSNEVIVNNGKVENVLVRVIKGQEGKDPGPVPTSAVELDQRGCIYHPRVAAARVGQKVTFINSDPIFHNVRSVTKENQKFNMAMPKKNQRETKVFNKPEIFLQAKCSVHPWMGAYVAIMDHSFYDVTDAKGEFTLPKLPVGHYTIEAWHEVFGTTTQEIDVTDKGVPALALRFK
- the uraH gene encoding hydroxyisourate hydrolase, translating into MISTHILDTTKGVAAKGVAVTLEKQEGASWTKIGSDKTNADGRIVFDCPKVAGVYRLTFMVEDYFKGEEHFFMNTPIIFNIKNTERKYHVPMLLNPYGYSTYRGT